The genome window atcagcaggggatcaaatacttttttcccctcactgtatatatgtgtgtatttacactacatgaccaaaagtgtgtggacacctgctcatcgaacatctcattccaaaatcatgggcattaatatggagttggtcctccctttgcactataacatcctccactcttctgggaaggctttccactagatgttggaacattgctgtggggacttgtttccattcagccacaagagcattagtgaggtcaggcactgatgttgggtgattaggcctggctcgcagtcgacgttccaattcctcccaaaggtgttcgatggggttgaggtcagggctctgtgcaggccagtcaagttcttccacatccatctcgacaaaccatttctgtatggacctcgctttctgcatggggccattgtcatgctgaaacaggaaagggccttccccaaaagctcagaatcatctagaatgtcattgtatgctgtagcgttaagatttccctgcactggaactaaggggcctagcctgaaccatgaaaaacagccccagaccattattcctcctccaccaaactttacagttggcactatgcattcgggcaggtagcgttctcctggcatccgccaaacccatattcgtccgtcggactgccagatggagaagcgtgattcatcactccaaagaacgcgtttccactgctccagagtccaatggcggcaagctttacccCACTCtggccgatgcttggcattgcgcatggtgatcttaggcttgtgtgcggctgctcggccatggaaacccatttcaggaagcgcccgacgaacagttcttgtgctgacgttgcttccagaagcagtttggaactcggttttcagggttgcaatcgaggacagacgatttttacacgcttcacACTTCAGCACttagcggtcccgttctgtgagcttgtgcggcctaccacttcacggctgaggtcgttctactgccaatgtttgtctatggagattgcttgGCTGTGTATGCGAAtttatacaactgtcagcaacgggtgtcgctgaaatagccaaatcctctaatttgaagggatgtccacatacttctgaatgtatagtgtatattatatgaAAGATAGAGAATGACAGTGGGGAAAGATAGACAGAGGTTGTGTCAAAGGGCAGCAAGTGGGATTTGAACTAATGCAGACACCGTAGATATGTGTGCTGGAGGCTGCGGCATTTACCACTAGACCAGCCAGGCCACGAAATGTGCAAACTTACCGACGAGCTCAAAACTTGCAGAGACAAGCTGTCCCTCGGTACAGCGGGGTCTTTGGACACGTGACAATCGTAATTCACCGTTGGATCATGTGTGCTGTTCCTTCCATAACATGGAGGTACTTTTTTCACCTTGCCAAAGAGAACCTATGGGAAAAAAAAGCAAAAACGTATGTTTTACTTGATTAATGAATAGACATAATAACAATTATCATATTGACGACTATTACCATCTAACCTTGAAAATGATGAGGATTTTTCCAGCAGGGGTGTTTCCGCTGATATTTTTCAGGGCCACATCAGCGTGCCTGTGCAAATAGACTCCATATGAAGGGTTTCCCAGAGAGTGTTGATCCGAGTTCTCAACCTTCAGTCCGTGTTGATACATTTGCTTAGCTTTTTGGTCAGAGGTGACTAAAAAACAGAacctctcctccatttctctgACGTGTCTATCCTTTAAACGCATTTCAGATCTGAGAAATAGGAACATGAAAGCAAATGACTGGTCGACAGGGTTAGATGTATCACACACTGTTCTGAAATTAAATATAACACCAACTCTACTTATATTAGTGATTCCGTCATTAGGCAATTTAGAGATGCTGCAAAGTAGGCATAAAAAGATAATTGGTAAAACATAGAAATTATGAATGTGCAATTTCCACACACAGGCATACTCAACTTCAAAGAGAACACTTGATAGGGGATAACAACACCCTCTTTACTTGATAGGGGATAACAACACCCTCTTTACTTGATAGGGGATAACAACACACTCTTTACTTGATAGGGGATAACAACACACTCTTTACTTGATAGGGGATAACAACACCCTCTTTACTTGATAGGGGATAACAACACCCTCTTTACTTGATAGGGGATAACAACACCCTCTTTACTTGATAGGGGATAACAACACCCTCTTTACTTGATAGGGGATAACAACACCCTCTTTACTTGATAGGGGATAACAACACCCTCTTTACTTGATAGGGGATAACAACACCCTCTTTACTTGATAGGGGATAACAACACCCTCTTTACTTGATAGGGGATAACAACACCCTCTTTACTTGATAGGGGATAACAACACCCTCTTTACTTGATAGGGGATAACAACACCCTCTTTACTTGATAGGGGATAACAACACCCTCTTTACTTGATAGGGGATAACAACACCCTCTTTACTTGATAGGGGATAACAACACCCTCTTTACTTGATAGGGGATAACAACACCCTCTTTAGAGGATGATAACAAAGCAATATAACAGGATATTAGATAGTCAGATGttggaaaccatatgtttgataccattccattgattcgattctagccattattatgagccttcctcTCCTCAGCAGCTTCCACTGATGTACATGTTCATATCATGTTTCAGTACAGAGTTGTATATGCATATAGCACATGCATGCAGTTCTTGTGAAGATATGCACTAACGCCATTGAACAACATGTTGATTGTCACCTTTTTTCAGAGAACTCTCGCAGAAGCTCCTCGTTGTGTATTAGCGTGACATCATCCCACTGCCAGCTGAGGGATATCTCCTTGCCCATGTCCAATCGGGACTCATTCAGAGTTGTCTGTATCAGACTATAGTCCCTGCTCTCTTTGAGGCAGACATCCAAAAGAGCTGGTCAAAAAGAGATGCATACGGACAGGATACAATGTAATTCAACCATCCAACAAAAATAAATGGCAAAACACTCTGAACTTTCATTCACAAATCAATAGTTTTagcattattgttattgttgataaTAAATTGAATTTATATCACACTTTTTCAGGTGCTAAAAGCATTGTAGGGAGTGGCACTGACATTGAGCTATCAGATTATATTATTCAGATTATATTGACATGGGTTCTGAAAGTGATTATATGTTTCTCATACCTTTTccatctcccctcttcctcctgggAATGGTGAAATTCCTCAGGGGCGGAGCTCCTATTGCCTGGGAAGAGCTCACGGTTTGAGCTCCTATTGCCTGGGAAGAGCTCAGGGTCGGAGTTCCTATTGCCTGGGAAGAGCTCAGGGTCAGAGGTCCTATTGCCTGGGAAGAGCTCAGGGTCAGAGGTCCTATTGCCTGGGAAGAGCTCAGGGTCGGAGTTCCTATTGCCTGGGAAGAGCTCAGGGTCAGAGGTCCTATTGCCTGGGAAGAGCTCAGGGTCAGAGGTCCTATTGCCTGGGAAGAGCTCAGGGTCAGAGGTCCTATTGCCTGGGAAGAGCTCAGGGTCGGAGTTCCTATTGCCTGGGAAGAGCTCAGGGTCGGAGTTCCTATTGCCTGGGAAGAGCTCAGGGTCGGAGTTCCTATTGCCTGGGAAGAGCTCAGGGTCGGAGTTCCTATTGCCTGGGAAGAGCTCAGGGTCAGAGGTCCTATTGCCTGGGAAGAGCTCAGGGTCGGAGTTCCTATTGCCTGGGAAGAGCTCAGGGTCGGAGTTCCTATTGCCTGGGAAGAGCTCAGGGTCGGAGTTCCTATTGCCTGGGAAGAGCTCAGGGTCGGAGTTCCTATTGCCTGTGAAGTGCTCAGGGTTGGAGTTCCTATTGCCTGGGAAGAGCGGGGTGGAAGTGCCATCTCTCTCTTGCTACCGAGTGTCTCCATGGTGCTGGCCTAATCCAGAACATCACCCTGTTAAAAGTCCACACATCAGATCACAGCCAAGAGGACCGAACAACTTCTTCTTACTACAAAAACTGTTAAACACCATTTTGTATTTTCTCAATCTGGAATGCTGTCATGGCATGTTTTTGTATGAGGCACACTTCCCCATTTCTGAGTAATATGAGAACTTGATTGTGCAAGCattcaacaaaaaaatccagcagCAACTACCAATCAGTATGTTGTTAAGTCAGCCTTCTTCCCCATTTCCAAACAAAGATTGGTGCCAATGCTCAGGTATACTTACGGTTTGCATATCCAATCGTGTTTAGTGGTGGTATTTACCCTCATTCATCGAGATATAGTATACTGTAATGATTTACAAAGTACTGGATTCACGCAGAATAACAAGGAGCCCGAAACGGCAATCTTATCTCTCAGATTGTTCGATGATCTACCTTAGCTCACGCAAATCATTCGTTTTTCTTCCTTGTCGAGGGCAAAGTTACTGGCACATGCTTGAGCGGATCAGAATCTGAATGTAAATATGTGTAGTTCTAATATCTCACCCGGTCTCAATAATGTCAGGGTCTACCCATTCCTGGAACATGTATGGTGTATCCAAAGTCACTGTGTTGTCTCAGTTGACCTTTAACCTTCCCTTCTGATAAGTCTTTCAGCCCCCATTTGCTTGTTTTAACATCATGTGACCCACGTGACAATATACAGACAAGTATTTGGCGCAAAACAGATTCAACTTGACAGTTTCAACTTGAGGCCAAAGGTTGTACAACACTGTCTATAACTGTGGAAATAAGCCAAATTAGTTAATACAGACAGATCGTAAACTACACTTACAGAAAAACCACATGACTTAACACAAGTGCAAAATCACATGCTTTCACATGAAATTTCACACTTGAAGTcatgtgaaaacgtgtttttggaacacttcatatGATTTCACATGTTGCTTTAAATGTTGTTATCACATTACCTTCACATAAAAtcacatgaaaacatgttttttggaacacttcacatgtgttCAAGTGAAATTCATGTGGTTTTTCCGTAAGGGTATACTTGCTTTAAAGTCAAATCAAAGGTTTGCTTCTATGTATTGAGCAACAATCTGCTATGACCCAAATCTGCTCCAAAACCTGTTGAAAAAATATCTCTGGAAATGGAACAGTGATATCGACCTGTGTGTGAGCCTTCTCAAATAGCCTCTGATCCAAGGAACCACTCAAAAACAGAAATcactaaaaaaaaaaatctgcagtctTTAGAGACTGTTACCTTTTAATTAGATATTATAACCAAAGAAAACAATTCTCCCAAAAATATGAAGAAGTAGGTAATCCAGTCAAAACAGACATCCAACACTAAAATGAAGAAGTAAgcagtcttttttttttactggaaaTGTCGAAAGTGAGCTCAGCCTCACAGGACTGGTTCCATGTGTATGAAACAAGTACTGCACAGACTGTTCTTTGACCATCAGACGGCAAACAAGTTTGATGGCAAACAAGTTTaacagtttttttcttttttttacacttGTTCTTCCTGAATACCTTTTGACCATGAACTGTGAGCCATGAATTCCAACAGCTTCATCTATGAGGCTGGTTGAAAATGGCATGAAACTGTGTCACCCAGACTACCCACACTATCTTTATTGACCCTTTTTCACTAACTCTTTTGATTCATCACTGCTTTTACTGTTTATCTGGTGCTACTgttatctactgctgctactattatcTATgccgttgcctagtcactttatccctacctatacatctacctcaattacctcatacaccagcacatcaactcggtactggtaccgtgtatatagccaagttatcgttactcatcgtgtgtttattattatttctctctgcattgttgggaagggccgtaagcatttcactgttagtcaacATCAATTGTTTACGTAGCATAATACAAATACAACTTGATATGAAATTACTTGGAAGGAATAGGCACGACTCTCGCTTCACAATTAAAAACCTGATGTTTTGTTTTCTGATTCATGTTTTAAACACTCGTTTTATGTTTTAAACTTGAGTTACAAAATAAAACATCACGTTTTGAGTGAGCGTCGTGCCTTTTCCTTCCAAATGCTCTAATTTTTGATTGCACCCTGTCACATGTTGGTTAAGCACCTCTCCATAAATCATAAATCACCCATCTCAAGACAATCTGTAGACCTGTACTTATACTGACTGCAGAGTGTGCTTCAGTAAAACGGTGACCTTTTTGTTAGACCATCATACATCATGTTTAATCTTTTAATGAAGATACACtaaagatggaaaaaaagctaTACAAAATAAGCAGGAAATGACTGAAACAGTGAATACATGCTGTTCTCTTACCATACTCAGAATTGTGGATAAAAATCTTCAAGCTTGTCTCAGATGCATTTGTCACTCAAATGTGAGTGTCATACAATTTGTACTTGCAATTGAAGGGGACACTCAGCAAAGGGTTGCTGCAGGAGGAAATGGCTTGACCTCAAAGTCACATGTTCAGTTGCAAAGGCTCAGGAAGTCCCCGCCACTGCTACAGATCACACCTCCTATAGTTGCATATATACGTTCTTACCACAAAGACTAATATATTCTACTGAAAGACAACAAAATGAAGACATCATTTTCCAATCCTGTTCATATACAGCTGACAGATTTTTGGTTTTGTCTGAATACACAATAAATTGCCCTTTAACTGTTGTTAAATAGCTGTTCATAGTTTGATAATAGTTCCCTTATAATGAACTACATGTTGAGTCATGGAAGATGTACTGATCTGAAGGATAAACACTGCAGCACACTgacctacacacatacactaacaGCATGGCTGGTATGCTAATTACAACAGCTATAATAGTCAACTACagacagtgttggggagtagcaAACTGCATGTACTTCAgctagtaatttaactacattttacAGTAGCTTGGTGTTAGTTGAACTCAATTCAAATGTTGGTAGTTTTTTCAGTAGTTCATTACTTTGTAGCCATgaagcggtgtagctaactacaggAACTACACTCTACTTTTTTagctaaaataaaataatggaTGAAATAGGCAAGAATTTCCTTTATTTTTGCgtcatcagacctgcctaatctTCCCTTGAAAATAGTTTTTGCGTTTAAGCTAAATtgcacattctgttaacatctgattccagagtgatctgttcttgaaATTTGTAGTCGATAACATATCAGGTTTAAATATGATAATTTTTCACATAGTAGTTTGgaggtagtgaactactttttcaaagtaagtTTAGTTAAATAAACTctagctttagtgtagcttaacgTCTTCTAGTGTGAAGAAATTGGTTGCTTGGTTAACTCTttttttcagagtagcttcctcaACACTGACTAGAGATGGGCGTATGTGATATAATTATGGGTGTACAGTGATAAAAAAGCACCAAAACTGAGGCCTCTCTTTATAGTGTGACCTTTTGTGTatttacatggtagttacagtgcctacagaaaatattcacaccgctttactgtttccacattttgttgtgttacagcctgaattttaaatggattaaattgagattttgtgtcactggtctacacacaatatccccataatgtcaaagtggaataatatTTTAGAAAttggtaaaaaaatgtaaagctgaaatgtcttgagtcaataagtattcaactcatTTGTTACGGCAATCCTAAATAAATAAGTGTAAAAATTTGctttacaagtcacataataagtttcatggactcactctgtgtgtattaatagtgtttaacatgattttttaatggctacctcatctctctacccCTTTGCACCCCACactttatctgtaaggtccctcagtcgagcactacatttcaaacacagattcaaccacaaagaccttggaggttttcaaatgcctcgcgttgaagggcacctattgttataaatatgtattttttaagcagatattgaatatccctttgagcatggtgaagttattaattacacttatgatagtgtatcaatacacccagtcactacaaagatacaggtgtcctttctaactcagttgccagagaggaaggaaaccgctcagggatttcaccatgaggccagtggtgactataaaacagttacagagtttacaatactaacctaaatgacagagtgaaaataatgaaaatattccaaaacatgcatcttgttttcaataaggcactaaattaaaactgcaaaaaatgtggcaaagaaatttacTTTATGACCTAAATACAAAGCtttatgtttggggtaaatccaacacATCATTGAGTACCACTCTTGATATTTTCTAgcgtggtggtggctgcatcatgttatgggtatgcttgtcatccgcaaggactagggagttttttggggggaaaaaacCCCAAATGGAATAgagataagcacaggcaaaatcctagaagaaaacctggttcagtctgctttccaacaaatactggaagacaaattcacctttcagcaggacaattacctaaaacacaaggccaaatatacactggagttgcttaccaagatgacattgaatgttcctgtatGATCCAGTTACAGTTTTGACGTAAATCGGCTTGATAATCTATGGcatgacttgaaaatggctgtctagcaaatcgacaaccaacttgacagagcttgaagattttttaaagataatgtgcaaatattatacaatgcaaagctcttagagacttacccagaaaaactcacagctgtaatctctgacaaatgtgattctaacatgtattgactcaaggttgtgaattcttatgtaaataagatattcatttttcaataaatttgcaaaaatttccaaAATCATATTTTGAGTTTGTTATtaagggatattgtgtgtagatgggtgagagaaaacaaatttcatccattttgaatttagcctgtaacacaacaaaataagtcaaggtttttgaatattttctgaaggcaggTACATGTAATTAGTGTGGATAGGTACACATTATTGTGGGTACTAGGTAGACCTATGGATTACCATGTAAATGGGTGGTTGACATAATGGCAAACACAATATAACTTAATTGAAATTGGTTAAAATTGTGACATTACTAAAAgctttgtttttttaaatcttggAATAGCTGATGAGTAAATTCCTCCAGTGTTTGTGTTTTTTCTCTCATAATTCTGAGCCACATGTGCTAATTGTCCAATGTTGTGTCTGTCCCAGGGAAGATTGTGGAGCGTTGAAATTAAATTAacataaattaataaaaacataaatacaaTTCCCTTCACCTACTCTTGTACTTATGACACAGAAGTCATAAGTCTTccctgtggttcagttggtagagcatggtgtgtgcaacgccagggttgtgggttcgattcccacggggggccagtacaaaaaaaaaaaaatgcatgtaatgaaatgtatgcattcactactgtaagtcgctctggataagagcgtctgctaaatgactaaaatgtaaatgtaagtctcTTTCAAGAAACAATAGTTCCCAAGTCCATTTGTGATATTTCAAAAATTACATTATGTCCTCAAAACCAATGTCCAAATGGTGTGACACAATTCTGTGATCAAACAACGAGCCAGCATTTGAG of Salmo salar chromosome ssa01, Ssal_v3.1, whole genome shotgun sequence contains these proteins:
- the tex15 gene encoding mucin-16 isoform X3; the encoded protein is METLGSKREMALPPRSSQAIGTPTLSTSQAIGTPTLSSSQAIGTPTLSSSQAIGTPTLSSSQAIGTPTLSSSQAIGPLTLSSSQAIGTPTLSSSQAIGTPTLSSSQAIGTPTLSSSQAIGTPTLSSSQAIGPLTLSSSQAIGPLTLSSSQAIGPLTLSSSQAIGTPTLSSSQAIGPLTLSSSQAIGPLTLSSSQAIGTPTLSSSQAIGAQTVSSSQAIGAPPLRNFTIPRRKRGDGKALLDVCLKESRDYSLIQTTLNESRLDMGKEISLSWQWDDVTLIHNEELLREFSEKRSEMRLKDRHVREMEERFCFLVTSDQKAKQMYQHGLKVENSDQHSLGNPSYGVYLHRHADVALKNISGNTPAGKILIIFKVLFGKVKKVPPCYGRNSTHDPTVNYDCHVSKDPAVPRDSLSLQVLSSSIFSKSLRFRG